A stretch of the Fusarium musae strain F31 chromosome 2, whole genome shotgun sequence genome encodes the following:
- a CDS encoding hypothetical protein (MEROPS:MER0036072), which produces MHKEYFTANDGCKIAFQSSLPLKEVAGVAPEKCVLLMHGFSGSSDYFIRNFTSLSKSLWVVAPDMRGHGDSSQTRGGYHVARLAADLSGLVAHIHKAASVSIVPVGCSIGAAVLWTYVELFGCNDFAGFVFVDQAPLQDRSVFDGWDESKAHTGCYDEKTMLAAQYSWINNSQKAHLDLAIGCLGYRYAPKEEEGISAEQQAKDEAFFTNISAKCDQTWLARLLADHTRYDHREAIETITVPVLVMAGRRSSCFPLEGMLESVRRVEKSRPGLARSSVFDSGHWLFYEESERFNKEIAEFVNSCLVDVDRANSQPFGRSPELK; this is translated from the coding sequence ATGCACAAAGAATATTTCACCGCCAACGATGGATGCAAAATCGCCTTCCAGTCTTCCTTACCACTGAAGGAAGTTGCAGGAGTTGCACCCGAGAAATGTGTCCTGCTCATGCACGGCTTCAGTGGCTCTAGCGATTACTTCATCCGCAACTTTACGTCCCTGAGCAAATCACTCTGGGTTGTTGCCCCAGACATGCGAGGACATGGGGACTCCAGCCAAACTCGTGGTGGTTATCATGTCGCGCGGTTGGCCGCTGATCTTTCAGGCCTTGTTGCTCATATTCACAAGGCAGCATCTGTCAGTATTGTGCCTGTTGGATGTTCGATTGGCGCCGCTGTACTCTGGACTTACGTGGAACTCTTTGGTTGCAATGACTTTGCGGGGTTTGTATTTGTTGATCAGGCACCTCTGCAAGACCGTTCAGTGTTTGATGGATGGGACGAGAGCAAGGCGCATACCGGATGTTACGACGAGAAGACCATGCTTGCCGCACAATACAGCTGGATCAATAACTCTCAGAAGGCGCATCTCGACCTTGCAATAGGCTGCTTAGGATATCGATATGCCccaaaggaggaggaggggattTCGGCTGAGCAACAAGCCAAAGATGAAGCCTTCTTTACGAACATCAGTGCGAAATGCGATCAAACATGGCTAGCACGACTACTGGCAGACCATACTCGCTACGACCACCGGGAAGCCATTGAAACAATCACGGTTCCGGTGTTGGTTATGGCCGGTCGACGATCAAGCTGCTTTCCACTCGAAGGAATGCTCGAGAGCGTGAGACGCGTAGAGAAGTCAAGGCCAGGACTAGCAAGGTCATCGGTGTTTGATTCTGGACATTGGCTATTTTACGAGGAATCAGAGAGATTCAACAAAGAGATTGCGGAATTTGTTAACTCGTGCCTGGTAGATGTCGATCGGGCCAACAGCCAGCCGTTTGGTCGGAGTCCAGAATTGAAATGA
- a CDS encoding DNA replication licensing factor MCM7 (EggNog:ENOG41), whose translation MALREFKAPVSYEKQQHAFQEFLTGFKTSPEQTITTALGNITIGEDDLDDEYDLMDEDGQDANRQQAKERRAPQYKYKSMLQQLSDRTIDEATIDLDDLATWENQAFDREDSMRLVDSIEMNTKHYVEIFSRAVDEVMPPMSADVNFKDDVLDVLMARRQIRNRELDEAAERDPTAADDKFPAELTRRYTLVFKPRTGTSSQSTKALAVRQVRGEHLGHLITIRAIATRVSDVKPIVQVSAYTCDRCGCEIFQPVTDKQYGPLTMCPSEDCKQNQAKGQLNPSSRASKFLPFQEVKVQEMAEQVPIGQIPRSLTVLCHGTLVRQINPGDVVDISGIFLPTPYTGFKAMKAGLLTDTYLEAHHVLQHKKAYSEMIVDSTLVRRIEKYRQTGQVYELLAKSIAPEIFGHLDVKKALLLLLIGGVTKEMGDGMKIRGDINICLMGDPGVAKSQLLKYISKVAPRGVYTSGRGSSGVGLTAAVMRDPVTDEMVLEGGALVLADNGICCIDEFDKMDETDRTAIHEVMEQQTISISKAGISTTLNARTSILAAANPVYGRYNPRISPVENINLPAALLSRFDILFLLLDTPTRETDEQLAKHVAFVHMNSRHPDIGTDNVVFSPHEVRSYIAQARTYRPVVPETVSEYMIKTYVRMRDQQQRAEKKGKQFTHTTPRTLLGVVRLAQALARLRFSNEVTQDDVDEALRLVEASKESLNNDLGTGRAHADPSSRIYNFVKQLADAGQCRPEDTAGEEDLGIELSMTQLKARVIARGFTADQWSNAVQEYTTMDVWQTTRNGARLVFVNSDLDNDQEDDMDF comes from the exons GAACCGGCAACAAGCCAAGGAGCGGCGTGCTCCTCAGTATAAGTACAAGAGTATGCTGCAGCAACTCTCGGATCGAACGATTGACGAGGCGACGATTGATCTTGACGATTTAGCAACC TGGGAGAACCAAGCGTTCGACCGCGAGGACAGTATGAGACTTGTTGATTCCATCGAGATGAACACAAAACACTACGTCGAAATATTTTCCCGAGCTGTGGATGAGGTCATGCCTCCAATGAGCGCGGATGTGAA CTTCAAGGACGACGTTCTCGACGTGTTGATGGCTCGACGACAAATCCGAAACCGAGAACTGGACGAAGCCGCTGAGCGAGACCCTACTGCTGCAGATGACAAGTTCCCTGCCGAGCTCACTCGCAGGTATACCCTCGTGTTCAAGCCCAGGACTGGCACCTCAAGCCAATCCACAAAAGCTCTGGCAGTTCGACAAGTGCGCGGCGAGCACTTGGGTCATCTTATTACCATTCGTGCGATCGCCACTCGAGTTTCTGATGTCAAACCTATCGTTCAAGTCAGCGCCTACACTTGCGACAGATGTGGCTGTGAAATCTTCCAGCCTGTTACTGACAAGCAATATGGCCCCTTAACTATGTGCCCCTCTGAGGACTGCAAGCAGAACCAGGCCAAGGGTCAACTCAACCCTTCTTCGAGAGCCTCAAAGTTCTTGCCTTTCCAGGAGGTCAAGGTCCAGGAGATGGCCGAGCAGGTCCCAATTGGTCAGATTCCTCGAAGTCTTACCGTCCTCTGCCATGGCACTCTTGTCCGCCAAATTAATCctggtgatgttgtcgatATCTCGGGCATCTTCCTCCCCACCCCTTATACAGGTTTCAAAGCGATGAAGGCTGGTCTGCTCACTGATACTTATCTCGAGGCACATCACGTTCTCCAACACAAAAAGGCATACAGTGAGATGATTGTTGACTCCACACTGGTCCGTCGGATTGAAAAATACCGCCAGACTGGCCAAGTCTACGAACTGTTGGCGAAGTCAATTGCTCCCGAAATCTTCGGACATCTTGATGTTAAaaaggctcttcttcttctacttATTGGTGGTGTGACGAAGGAAATGGGAGACGGAATGAAGATTCGTGGCGATATCAACATCTGCTTGATGGGTGATCCTGGTGTGGCCAAATCTCAGCTCCTCAAGTACATTTCAAAGGTCGCCCCTCGTGGCGTCTACACCTCAGGTCGTGGAAGCAGTGGTGTCGGTCTCACGGCCGCTGTTATGCGTGATCCTGTCACAGATGAAATGGTTCTTGAAGGTGGTGCTCTCGTCCTGGCCGATAACGGAATCTGCTGTATTGATGAGTTCGACAAGATGGACGAGACTGACCGTACAGCCATTCACGAAGTAATGGAACAGCAAACAATATCCATTTCAAAGGCCGGAATCTCAACAACCCTCAACGCTCGCACCTCTATTCTTGCCGCCGCTAACCCTGTTTATGGACGATATAATCCTCGAATCTCCCCTGTCGAAAACATTAATCTCCCCGCCGCGCTGTTATCCCGTTTCGATATCCTATTCCTGCTTCTTGATACCCCTACGCGCGAAACAGACGAACAGCTTGCCAAGCACGTTGCGTTTGTGCACATGAACAGCCGACATCCCGATATCGGTACTGATAATGTTGTCTTCAGTCCTCATGAAGTGCGATCCTACATTGCCCAAGCAAGGACATACCGACCTGTCGTTCCTGAAACGGTCTCTGAGTACATGATCAAGACATACGTACGCATGCGAGACCAGCAGCAGCgcgctgagaagaagggcaagcagTTTACCCACACAACCCCTCGTACCCTCTTGGGTGTTGTCCGTCTGGCCCAGGCCTTGGCCCGACTTCGATTCAGCAATGAGGTCACTCaagacgatgttgatgaggctctcAGACTAGTCGAGGCTAGCAAAGAAAGTCTGAACAACGATCTTGGCACTGGTCGAGCGCACGCGGATCCCAGCAGCAGAATTTACAATTTCGTCAAGCAACTTGCTGATGCCGGTCAATGCCGTCCTGAGGATACCGCTGGCGAGGAAGATCTGGGTATTGAGCTGAGCATGACGCAATTAAAGGCGCGAGTCATCGCTCGAGGCTTTACTGCCGACCAGTGGTCCAACGCTGTGCAAGAATACACCACCATGGAT GTCTGGCAAACCACCAGGAATGGTGCAAGACTGGTATTTGTCAACAGCGATCTTGATAACGACCAAGAGGATGACATGGATTTTTGA
- a CDS encoding hypothetical protein (BUSCO:EOG09263G3M), producing MSQDSTGQKGTELSVDAHVKYVQSLDTRKDELDYWLTEHLRLNGLYWGLNALFLLGRPEALPRQDVIDFTLSCQHENGGFGAAPGHDAHMLSTVSAVQILAMTDALDQLDTKGKGKNQVGKFIAGLQNQETGTFAGDEWGEEDTRFLYGAFNALSLLGLMSLVNVDKAVAHIIACANFDGGYGTGPGAESHSGQIFTCVAALAIVGRLDLVDKEKLGRWLSERQVPCGGLNGRPEKDEDVCYSWWVLSSLAMIERTHWIDRDALIAFILKCQDTETGGISDRPGNMVDVWHTQFGLCGLSLLGYPGLEAVDPVYCMPKAITKRLLG from the exons ATGTCCCAAGACTCGACAGGCCAAAAAGGTACAGAACTCTCTGTCGATGCTCACGTCAAGTATGTCCAGAGCTTGGATACAAGAAAGGATGAGCTCGACTACTGGCTTACCGAGCATCTGCGACTCAATGGCTTGTATTGGGGATTAAACGCACTCTTCCTCCTGGGACGGCCAGAGGCTCTCCCTCGACAGGATGTCATCGATTTCACTCTCTCCTGCCAGCATGAAAATGGCGGGTTCGGTGCGGCACCTGGCCATGATGCTCACATGCTGTCCACAGTAAGTGCTGTGCAGATTCTCGCCATGACGGATGCTCTCGACCAGCTGGATAcaaaaggcaaaggcaagaACCAGGTTGGCAAGT TCATCGCGGGACTGCAGAATCAAGAGACCGGCACATTTGCCGGGGATGAATGGGGCGAGGAGGATACCCGGTTCTTGTACGGTGCATTCAATGCCCTGTCCTTGCTCGGTCTTATGTCCCTTGTCAACGTCGACAAGGCTGTTGCACACATTATCGCTTGTGCCAACTTTGACGGTGGCTATGGAACAGGGCCTGGTGCGGAGTCGCATTCGGGTCAGATCTTTACTTGCGTTGCCGCCCTCGCAATAGTTGGTCGGCTTGATCTCGTGGATAAAGAGAAGCTCGGCCGATGGTTGAGCGAGAGACAAGTTCCCTGTGGTGGCCTTAACGGTCGACCCGAAAAAGACGAGGATGTGTGCTACAGCTGGTGGGTATTGAGCAGTCTCGCCATGATCGAGCGCACGCATTGGATTGACCGCGATGCACTTATCGCTTTCATTCTCAAATGTCAAGATACCGAAACTGGTGGTATCTCTGATCGACCTGGTAATATGGTCGATGTTTGGCATACCCAGTTCGGCTTGTGTGGTCTTAGTCTTCTGGGCTATCCAGGTCTCGAGGCAGTCGATCCAGTATATTGCATGCCCAAGGCGATAACAAAGAGACTTCTCGGCTGA
- a CDS encoding hypothetical protein (BUSCO:EOG092625U6) produces the protein MASANSLRCLMRPTIPRASRIIPVLLAPFSTSTAALAVSAPPAIKSRRDLPQKVKKSYKKRANVTPVRKPQPGERKAFRKRIQLSNNSALPVAGLANLDASNMTKAESAGKMFAIPDQVVDHLRALEAFKTTQTWNLFRKPHVLQRKETVELMKKLELSAKEKTALKCVLTGSKLSGKSMAMLQAMAYALLNNWVVFHVPEGQDLTNGNTEYSPIPKTEPMQFSQPIYCLKMIQSLYRANRVVLEKLNIEKDWSKFTNLKEGATLADLALSAKEAEYAWPTLLALWTELTLPGRPPVLFALDGLAHINKISDYRDPSFNEVHAHELALVRLFIDALSGKTPLRNGGAVIAATSENNSHHHPSQELVLSQLEAGQAGREIPKPDPYERKYDERVYEALKNSWVLRLEGITKDEARSLMEYWGASGLFRHVLNSRTVSEKWTVGGHGNVGEMERAALMQMRL, from the exons ATGGCGTCCGCCAATTCGCTTCGATGCCTCATGAGGCCGACTATTCCCAGGGCTTCTCGAATTATACCGGTTCTCCTCGCCCCATTTTCAACTTCAACCGCTGCTCTCGCCGTCTCAGCTCCTCCGGCAATCAAGAGCCGCCGAGACCTTCCAcaaaaggtcaagaagtcCTATAAGAAACGTGCCAATGTGACGCCTGTCCGAAAACCTCAGCCTGGCGAGCGAAAGGCCTTCCGAAAGCGCATCCAGCTCAGCAATAACAGTGCTCTACCTGTCGCAGGCCTTGCAAATCTGGATGCCAGTAACATGACCAAGGCTGAGAGTGCTGGAAAGATGTTTGCTATTCCTGATCAGGTTGTGGATCATCTCCGTGCCCTCGAGGCTTTCAAGACGACACAGACATGGAACTTATTCCGAAAACCCCATGTTCTGCAGCGCAAAGAGACAGTcgagttgatgaagaaacttGAGCTATCGGCCAAAGAAAAGACGGCTCTTAAGTGTGTGTTGACGGGTAGTAAGCTGTCTGGAAAGAGTATGGCCATGCTACAGGCTATGGCATATGCACTTCTTAACAACTGGGTGGTATTCCATGTCCCAGAAG GTCAGGATCTGACCAACGGCAACACTGAATACTCGCCCATTCCCAAGACTGAGCCAATGCAGTTCTCCCAACCCATCTACTGCCTTAAGATGATACAGAGCCTCTATAGAGCCAACCGTGTCGTTCTTGAAAAACTCAACATCGAGAAGGACTGGTCCAAGTTCACTAACCTCAAGGAGGGCGCTACCCTCGCTGATCTGGCTCTCAGCGCAAAGGAGGCCGAGTACGCATGGCCAACCCTCCTTGCCCTATGGACTGAGCTCACCCTGCCTGGGCGACCCCCCGTTCTCTTTGCTCTTGACGGTCTTGCCcacatcaacaagatcagTGATTACAGAGACCCCTCGTTCAACGAGGTACATGCCCATGAACTGGCTCTTGTCCGCCTCTTCATTGACGCCCTATCTGGCAAGACTCCTCTCCGTAATGGCGGTGCTGTCATCGCCGCCACCTCAGAGAACAActcccatcaccatccatcaCAAGAGCTTGTTCTCTCGCAGCTCGAGGCTGGCCAGGCGGGCCGTGAGATCCCCAAGCCTGACCCCTATGAGCGCAAATATGACGAGCGTGTGTACGAGGCGCTCAAGAACAGCTGGGTTCTCCGTCTTGAGGGTATCACGAAGGACGAGGCTCGCTCTTTAATGGAATACTGGGGCGCCAGCGGGCTTTTTCGACATGTTCTCAATTCAAGAACAGTGTCCGAGAAGTGGACCGTGGGCGGCCACGGTAATGTTGGTGAGATGGAGCGTGCTGCATTGATGCAAATGAGGCTGTAA